A section of the Tamandua tetradactyla isolate mTamTet1 chromosome 4, mTamTet1.pri, whole genome shotgun sequence genome encodes:
- the MLLT11 gene encoding protein AF1q encodes MRDPVSSQYSSFLFWRMPIPELDLSELEGLGLSDTSTYKITGSSVGKMTGPAAEAKREKTPEGDALLQYSTFNFWRAPIASIHSFELDLL; translated from the coding sequence ATGAGGGACCCTGTGAGTAGCCAGTACAGCTCCTTTCTTTTTTGGAGGATGCCCATCCCGGAACTGGATCTGTCAGAGCTGGAAGGCCTGGGTCTGTCAGATACATCCACCTACAAGATCACAGGCAGCAGCGTTGGCAAAATGACGGGGCCAGCAGCCGAAGCAAAGCGGGAGAAAACTCCGGAAGGCGATGCCCTCCTCCAGTACAGCACCTTCAACTTCTGGAGAGCTCCCATTGCCAGCATCCATTCCTTCGAGTTGGACTTGCTCTAA
- the CDC42SE1 gene encoding CDC42 small effector protein 1 has translation MSEFWHKLGCCVVEKPQPKKKRRRIDRTMIGEPMNFIHLTHIGSGEMGAGDGLAMTGAVQEQMRSKGNRDRPWSNSRGL, from the exons ATGAGTGAATTTTGGCACAAACTTGGCTGCTGCGTGGTAGAGAAACCCCAGCCG aagaagaagaggagacgGATTGACCGGACCATGATTGGGGAACCCATGAATTTCATCCACCTGACTCACATTGGCTCTGGGGAGATGGGTGCTGGAGACGGACTTGCCATG ACAGGTGCAGTTCAGGAGCAGATGAGATCCAAGGGAAATCGGGACAGGCCATGGAGCAATTCTAGGGGCTTGTAG